The genomic region AACAAGGAACTGGAAATGGCACTTTTTACGATTTTTCATCGTACATAGATCTCACTCAAAAATGGCTCGATTCCGTTCCTAAAGGGAAGGAATTTTCCGAAGTAAAAGAAAAAGTTGAAGACATTTTAAAAGCGCTCAGCTATCTTCAATCGAAAAACGCATTCTTGCTTGCAAATGCGGATTTGGATGCTATATCAAACGTCAAATCTTCACTTCCGTTTGTCATGATAAAACTCAAAGCAGCGTTGAAGATGTCTTTACCCGTTTTGGAAAATTATTCTTCAACGCAAGCGCAAATATCGCAGGATTACGCCAAGTTTCAAAAGATAAATCAAGAGACGAATAGTTTATCGCAACAGATGGCTTCATTGCGTGCGAAAGTTAACGCCATCAATTCGAAAATATTGACCTCTCAACTCTATTATTCAACCAAAATATTTGATGAAAAAGCTAAGAAATTGTTCGATTCCATAAATTCTTTCGAGAGCGCCCAGGCATTTTTAAGCGATCTTAGCGATTTTTACGCCCAGCTTGAAAACACAGGTTTAAGCGTCCCAGCGATTCCATCTTATTCAAGATATGAAGAATTTTTCAACATCAAAAAGCTTATGGAAACCTCATCGCTTGCCATAGAAACGTCAAAAGCCATTAATCAATTGGTGTCTCAGTATTCTTCTTACATAAAGGACTTAAAAAAACGAAGCGCTTCTTACATAGAAGTTAACATGTTGGGATTTCCGTTGGTTATAAAAGAGTTGGCCAGCATCAGCGCTTTATACCAAAAAGTTTACGTTTCAAAGATAGGACCTTCTCTTGGAATAATTTCAAGGCGTAGTCATGATCTTTCAAGCTTGACTTATCTTTCGAAAGCCAGAGGAAAGCTTAACGACATGAACGATAGCGCTTATTACTTAACACAATACTGGAAGGTAAAATACGTCCCACCATTTATGAGATGGCTTTTAAACAGCATAATAGTGGCTGGAACTGCAGCTGTCATCACCGTCTTTTTGTCGGCATTTATGGCTTATCCATTTTCGAGATTCCGATTTGTTGGAAGAAAGTACGGTTTGATAGGTTTATTACTTGTTCAGATGTTCCCAACCATGATGGCAATGGTAGCACTTTATCTCTTGTTGAATTTCATAGGGAAATTCTTCCCACCGCTAGGCCTGAACACTCTGGGAGGGTTAACATTCTTGTACATAGGCGGGGGAATAGCATTTAACGCATGGTTGATAAAGGGATTTTTTGATGCAATACCAAAAGAGCTTGAAGAAGCGGCCATGGTCGATGGAGCCACAAGATTTCAGACTTTCTGGAGAGTTGTTCTGCCGCTTTCCACGCCGGTTTTGGCGGTTACCACCATTTTGGGATTCGTTGGAAACTACGGGGACTACATATTGGCATCTATCGTGTTGACGGGTATAAAGCACTACACCTATGCTGTGGGATTGCAAACGTTCTCAACCAGTCAATATTCAACCAATTGGGGTTTAATGACAGCTGCCGCTTTGATAGGGATGGTTCCTATCTTAGCCATATTCTTAGGCCTACAAAGATTCATCGTTGGAGGTCTAACACAAGGATCGGTGAAAGGATGAAGATCGATTATTCTAATTCATTGATAAATCTCATAAATTCCATCACGGCCAAATTCGGCCTCATCCCAAGGCATGAGACTCTCGATGTAAACATCCTTGGAAAGAAATTCGAGCAAGCCGAGAGGGTTGTATTGCTCCTTGTTGATGCCTTGGGGTATGAGTCAGCCTTAAAGATTTTTGAAGAAAATGAAGAGCTAAATGTTTTTGGTCGTCCACACAAGTTAAGTACTGTTTTCCCTTCAACGACCGTTGCCGCGCTCACCACCGTGGCGACGGCCGCCCTTCCAATAGAACATGGTATGTTGGGATACGTCCTTTATCTTAAAGAATACGGAACTTTGGCAAACATGATTGAATTCACTCCTTTGGGAATGCCAAGGGATTCTCTTGTATCACGTGGAGCAAATCCATCCACATTTTTGGAAATTCCGACGGTCTATGAGGATTTAAAAAACTACGGAGCCAATCCATTGGTGATCACGGCAAATTCCTTTAAGGAAAGTGGGCTTTCTAAAACATTGAACCACAATGCGGCCGTGCAAGGGTATATAACCAAAACGGACATGATGACGAGGATAAGAAAAGCCGTGGAATCTCAAAAATACAGTTACATATACGCTTATTGGCCTATGGTCGACGCCATGGGGCATGTGTATGGCCCGGATTCTGAGGAATACATCCAAGAAGCAAAAGACACGCTTTTGAATTTCAAGAGGAACGTTTTTGAGAGGTTGAGCGATGCTCTAAGAGAAAAAACATCGTTTATAATTGTTGCAGATCACGGACAAATGAAGGCAAATTGGAAAAATGATTGGATCATATCTCCTTACGATGAATTTGCTGAGACTTTGGAAATGCTCCCCGCCGGTGAGCCAAGAATGATGTATCTCTACACCAAGGATTTTGAAAGAACCATGAAGGCTGGTCTGGACTTTTTTAAAGGAAATGTTGATTTTTATCCTTCCAAAATGGCTGTAGAAGAGGGTATGTTTGGCGACGTGAATGATCTTTCCCTTTCTAAGAACGCACTCAACAGGATTGGGGATCTTTTGGCAATTCCAAAGGGTGATCATTCATTTACCATAAAGTATCTTGGAAACGAAAGGCATCTTAAAGGCAAACATGGTGGATTTTCAAAAGCAGAAATGGAAATACCACTTTTCTCATTTTGAGGAACAAGGAGGAATCGACATAGAAGAGCAAAGCAAAATCGGAGAGTTCTACAGAAGGGATCTCTTTTTATCCGTGAACGTATTGTGGCTTATAATTGCCGTATTCGTACCCCTGGTGTTGTATTACGTTATGTTCAAAATGGCGTTGGCAGTTGACAAACACACATCTCATAAGAAAGAAATATATCTTTTTCTTTTTTCAAAAAAAGAAATGCCTTCTGAGGTTAAAGAGAGTTTGGAATCATTTCCCACCAACGCGCTTACTTATTATTGGCTTTTTCTTGCGTCAGGCATATTCGTTTTTTTCAGCGATCTCTACTACCCGATAAACATAGCGAATTTATTCATTCCCACGCCTACCTTGATAAGTTTAATAGTTAACTTTTTCTTTCTTGTAATGCTGAGTGATGTGATTTCAAAAAGACTCTATGTCCATCAGGAATGGGAAAAAGAGATAGAGATGCATTTGTTGTACGAGAGAGAGAACATTTTGTTTTTCAAAAAGAGAAGCGGACTTGGCTTTATGCTCTTGTCATTTTTAACCATTGGAATTTACGTGTATATATATCTTTTTCTCGTTAATAAAGAATACGTGAACCATATCATCTACGATTACAAAAACATTCAAAAAGCGATCAGACAGCGGAATGATGGAATATGATAGTAGGTGTTGGAATAGATATAGTGGACATTTCAAGAGTTACTGAAAAGCTGGCAGAAAGAATACTTTCTCCCAAAGAACATGAAATATGGACAAAAAGGAAAGGCAACGAGTTTTTGGCTGGGCGATTTGCCCTAAAGGAGGCTTTTTTTAAAGCCGTAGGAATTGGAATAAGAAAATACAGGTTGAAAGATATATCTTTTCTTCCTGACGAATTTGGAAAGCCTCACATCGAAGAAAATGAAACCGTGAAAAAAATTCGAGAAAAGCATGAATTTGAAATCGTTCACGCCTCCTTGTCTCATGATAAAGGAACGGCGGTAGCGGTGATAATACTTGAAAGGAGGGAATTTAAGTGAAGAAAAGCGTATTTTTTGTTTTGATCGACATCTTTTCTCTCTTTGCAATTATGGCATTTGCAAACAGTGCAAATGAGATGAAAATTTTCTACGAAGCAAGAGCATCGCAAAATGCTACTCAAATGTTTAATCTAATTCAAACGCTGAAAAATTCGCCTTCTCTTGAAAATGACGCAACGTCGTTGAAAATACTGGCAGATGCGTGTGTTGAGTATGGATTATGGGGTGCCAAAGACGATGAAAAAGCAAAGTACTTTGACGATGGAATAAAATACGCGGATATGGCAATAAAGCTTCGCCCAAAAGACGCGTACATCTATTTCATAAAAGGTGCTGCCATAGGTAGGCTTGCCCAATACAAAGGAATAATACAAAGTTTGTTCATGTTAAGAGATTTCGATCATGCCGTCAACAAAGCCATAGAATTGGATCCGAAACTTTACAGAGCTTATGTAGCGCTGGCCATGAGATATAGAGACACACCATGGCCGTTTGCAAATTTTGGAAGATCTGAAGAACTGTTTTTAAAAGCGATAGAACTCGATCCCAATTACGTTTACGCATATTATGAACTTGCCCAGTTGTATGTAAAGTGGGGCAAGAAAGACAAAGCAAGAGAAATTTTCGTCAAGATGAGTAAGATGACGCCTGAAAAAGAATTTTACGCCCAGGAATTGGAAGATATCAAGTTGGCGAAAAAATGGCTTGAGGAGAACAAGTGATTTCCTCAAGCCATTTGCACCATCTTTTGAAGATTTAGTCGTTAAGGGCTTCTTGTATTGCTTCTTCTAAAACATCCAGCCCTTCGTTAAGCTGCTCGTCGGTCATGACGAGCGTGTTCAAAAATCTTATAACGTTGTGGTACACACCGGCCCTTATGAATATCGCACCTTTTCTCACAGCTCGTTGTAGTATTTCGGAAACCAACTCTTCGTTCGGCTCTTTTGTTTTTCTATCTTTTACGAATTCATATCCAATCATGGCGCCCAATCCACGCACATCGCCTATCACATCATATTTTTCTTGAAGTTTCTTTCCTCTTTCCATGATTATCTCACCGATATGATTCGCCTTTTCAAACAAGTTGTTTTCCTCTATGAAGTCCAAAACCGCATTTCCAGCCGCGCATGCTATTGGGTTGCCTATGAATGTTCCGCCTATCGATGAATCATCTGGAGAATCCATTATTTCAGCTTTTCCAACTACACCTGAAAGTGGTAAACCACCCGCAATGGATTTTGCAAATGTTATCAAATCCGGTTCAATTCCGAAGTGTTCTATGGCAAACATTTTACCTGTCCTACCAATGCCAGCTTGGATTTCGTCATCTATGAGGAGTATACCTTTTTCATCACAAAGTTCTCTCAATTTCTTCATGTACTTAGCTCGGGGAACGTTGAATCCTCCTTCGCCTTGAAGCGGTTCTATTACTATAGCACCAACATCATCTGCTGAAACTTGATAATCAAAAGCTTTTTCAAGGGCTGTAAAGCATTCCAAGTTACAACTGTCTGGTTCTTTATAGAAAGGACATCTATAACAATTTGGATAAGGTACCCTGTAAACGTCGGGTGCAAAAGGAGCAAATTTTGATTTGTAAGGTTCCGGCTTTGAAGTCATCGTCATCGTCAGCATAGTTCTGCCATGGAATGCACCTTCATAAACGATGATGGCTTTCTTTCCAGTATATGCCTTTGCTATTTTTACCGCATTTTCAACTGCCTCAGCCCCAGCGTTGAAGAAAACGGTTTTCTTTGGATCGTCTCCAGGAGCAAGCTTGTTAATTCTTTCGGCAAGTTTTATGAGGCTTTCGTATGGAAAAACCGAAAAATCCGTGTGTGTGAACCTTTCAACTTGTTCTTTAACGGCTTCAACCACTTTGTCGTTGGCGTGTCCAACGTTCAAAACCCCAAGCCCTCCTGAAAAGTCAAGAAAAGTGTTTCCGTCGATGTCTGTTATCAATGCACCTTTGGCATGATCGATAATAGCTGGGACATAGACAGATAATGGCTTTGCCACATTGTTGTCTAGCTTTTTCAACCATTCTTTAGATTTTGGGCCTGGCAAATCCGTTTTGATGTTTATGAATTTTCTCACTGACGCTCCCTCCTTTGTTATAGACACTTAACTGAAGTATATCACACCTTTTAATATGTGAAAAGAATTAAACTTCTCACTTTTATAAATTTAAGAAATTAACTCATCCTGTGCATCGATGTTACGAAGCGTTATTGATACCAAACCTCATGTTGTGCGTGAACATTACGAAAAGTATTACAAGAGACATTACAAAAATTTTCTATGAAAACATATAAGTAGCATTTAACAACATTTTTTGATTTAAAACCCGCTTTCCAAGCGGTCAAAGCAATTTTTTCGAAGTCCCGTCAGAACGGATTCGCTCTTCTTTCCGTCTTCCTAATTCAAAATATGAGGCACGCTCAGACACTCATCCGTGAGTGCTTCGCTTTCTCGGCACGTCCTGTGCCTCTCAACCTCATATTTTGAATTCTCAGCCGGCGAGCTCATATGTTCTGACAAGTACTTCGAGGGTGAGGTTTAATCCCTTTTTGAAATGCTTTGTAACATTGACGCACGACGTGCCGAGAAAGCGAATCTAACAGGATGTTTGTATGCAGCGTGCTCTGTTATGAACATCTTGTATGGGTATACGTCTGAATCAGTTTTGACAAAACTTCAAAAAATTCCTTTTCTTTCAAAGGAATCAAGAGCGATTTGGAGAAAAAGGTAGAAAAAAGCAGGATTTTTTGAATTATTCCCTTTGAACGCCTTAAACCGCTTTTAATAACTCGTGATGGCATTTGACAAACAATGTAAATACATCTATTATAATTAAGTATACTTGTACATACAAGATATCAAATGGTGGTGAAAAGCTTGAAAAAATCGGAGAAAATCGAAAATCTTGAAACTGAAACGCCAAACTCTAAATCGGCAAATATAGACATCATGAGCCCTCTAGAAATAGCCAAGTTGATGAATGAAGAGGACAAAACGGTTGCATATGCTGTTGAGAAAGCCCTTTCTTCCATAGCACAGCTCTCAGAAGAAATAGCAAAGGCCATTCAAAATGGAGGCAAATGTTTTTATATTGGTGCTGGCACATCCGGACGTTTGGCTGTCATTGACGCGGCTGAAACCGTCCCAACATTCAATTTGCCTTATGGGACTTTTACCGCCATACTGGCTGGCGGAGCCGAAGCTATGACAAAAGCCGTTGAAGAGATTGAAGATGATGAAGAAGCTGGAATTAATGAAATGAAAGAACATGGTATTTCACCAAAAGATGTGGTCGTAGGAGTTTCGGCCAGTGGGCGAACGCCTTATGTAATAGGTGCTTTGAGAGAAGCAAAAGCAAGAGGTGCCTTAACGGGATGTGTAACCAACGTTAAAGACGCAAAGATGTCACCGTTAGTTGACATTGCCATAGAAGCGGTAACAGGGCCTGAGGTGATAACTGGATCAACAAGGCTTAAGGCTGGCACTGCTCAGAAAATGGTGCTAAACATGTTAAGCACGATTTCCATGGTAAGGTTAGGAAAAGTTTATAAAAATCTTATGGTAGATGTTACTCCTATAAATGAGAAATTAGTAGATAGGGCTATAAGAATAATAGTGAGTGCTACTGGAATTTCACACTCAAAAGCTTCTGAACTATTGAAGAAATCAAACATGAGGCCAAAAGTGGCAATTGTTATGGCTTTGACCGGCAAAAACTCAAAAGAAGCGGAAGAACTTTTAGCACTACATAACGGAAGGATAAGAAGCGTTTTAACGTGAAATTCCAATAATGGTGGATGCTCCACCAATTAATAAAATAAGGAGGGGATTTAAGTGCGTAAGGTAATATTTTTCTCTGCCCTAGTGGCTTTGTTGATCGCCACCATGATGGCATCAACAACTGTGCAAATTTGGTCATGGCGCTCGCAAGATGCTCCTGTATGGAAAGAAGTGCAGAAGGAAATGAATGCTCAAGGAATAGACGTTAAGATCGATTTTCGTTCTTTCCTTCCAACTGAGTACGATTCGAAAGTTCAAATAGCACTTCAAGGTGGAAAAGGTCCAGACATCATTTACTCAAGGAGGCTTCCCGGCCAAAGAACCCAAGCTTTAATAGATGCCGGCTTGCTTATTCCAATTGACGACAAAGTATCTCTTTCCCATTTCAACACCAGTGTTTTGAATTTCATAAAGGCTTCTAATGGGAAACATTACGGGGTTCCGTTCGCCGTTCAAGTTGTTGGAATCTTCTACAACAAGGACATATACAAAAAATACGGGCTTAAAGTGCCAAAAACGTGGAGCGAACTTGTTAAAAATGCGGAAATTTTGAAGAAAAACGGTGTTACTCCTTTCTTCGTTCCTGGCAAAGCCGGATGGGCGCTTGCCATGCAACACGCAATGACTGGTGTGAGTGTTTTGGGACCATGCTGGATAAAGAACCTCTTAGATGGACAAACCAATTTCCTTGATCCGGCTTGGGTACATCTGAACAAGTTGCTCAACGATCTGAAGCCTTATTATCAGAAAGGTTTCATGGCGAACACGACGGATGATCTCAGTGCTGCATTCGCATTTGGTCAAGCTGCCATGGTGTTCTATGGAGTTTGGGGATATGGGCAATGGAAAGAGCTGAATCCAAACATTAACGTGGGATACTTTATGGTTCCACCAGATTGTGAATACGCGCAGCCATGGGCATATGTTTTCATGGATGGTAGCCTTGCTCTTACATCCAATTCCAAACACGAAGATATGGCGGTAAAGGTACTTCAATTTGCTGCGACGCCAAGGTTTGGAACGATCTTCGCAAAAGAAACCCTTAACATCCCAGCCGTTAAAGGCGCGACGATGCCAAATGTACCGCTTCTTCAAGAAGTTCTTAAAGTTGCAGAAAAGCATGCCTCTCCTTACGTTTATTGGGTTGGATCGGTGTTGACTTCCCGTTCTCCTTCTCTTTACACCGATGTTTTGAGCCCTGGAATGCAAGCAATGTATGCCGGGAAGATCACGCCTGAAGAATTTGCAAAGATGGCACAAGACAAGATATCTCAATGGTATAAACCGCTGATGAAAAAGTAAAAATACTTGATTTCAAAACAGGCATGACGCATGTCATGCCTGTTTAAGAAAGGGGAATATTTGTGAGCATAAAAAAGAAATACATTCTTCTTTTTGTTCTACCTGCTTTGACTCTTTACGTCACATTTGTGATATATCCATTTATATACAGCTTCATCTTGAGCTTTTACAGATGGCCTGGAGCAGGAGCACGCACGTTTGTGGGATTGCAAAATTTCAAAGACGTGCTTTTCGGGAGCTTTGGAAGCGAATTCAGAAACGCATTTTTGCACAACATTTATTATTTTATCTTGGTTACGATTTTAGAATTAGGACTAGGATTTTTACTCGCCATCTTTTTGGTCTCCATAGTGAAAGGAAAGCGCTTTTTCCAAATGATGGTGTACTTGCCTAATATTATATCCATGATCCTTGTAGGGTTTATATGGTCCATGATGCTCAATCCCCAAATTGGATTGGTTAACCAGGTTCTCACTCATATAGGATTAGGAGTGTTGGCGCGACCGTGGTTAGGTGATCCTAATCTTGCATTGAACACCGTTATAGCTGTCAACGTGTGGAGAAATTTAGGCTTTTACGTTTTAGTGTTTACCGCTTCACTATTGGACATCCCGCGTGAGCTGCTGGAAGCTGCTTACATAGATGGAGCTTCTAATTTTAAAGTGATAACCAAGATACTTTTTCCTTTAACTTTACCCACTTTCCAAACTTTGTCTATTTTGCTTTTCATATGGACGTTTAACGTTTTTGATATCGTTTACGCTTTGGAAGGTGCACAAGCTGGCCCATTTAGAAGTACGGATGTGTTGGGAACGTTATTCTATCGAACAGCCTTTGGTGGATTGGGAAGCAGTCGGGCGGACTTTGGATTGGGTGCAGCCGTAGCTGTTCTGATATTTGTGGTGGTAATGCCACTTTCATTGGTCTACGCCTACATAGTTGATAGGAGGAGCCGTAATGCTTAAGGTTGGAAAATTGGGGAAATGGGCAATTTACACCATCTTAACGATATACGTTGTTCTCATAGCGACTCCGTTTGCCATGATATTTATAAACTCTTTTAAGAGCTTGAGGGGAATATTTTTAAGTCCTTTTTCATTGCCTTCAAGTTTTAACATCCAAAATTACGTTGAAGCATGGAGAAGTGCAAATTTGTTCAACGCTTATATAAACAGTTTTTTGATCTCTACGCTCTCCGTGGGGGGAATTCTTATTTTGTCTTCAATGCTAGCTTATGTGATATCGCGTTACGAATTTCCGTTTAGAAGAACTATTTACCTCTTTATAATAGTTGGATTGGCACTTCCGGCCCGTCTTGCAATCATCCCAATTTACGTGATGCTTGACAATTTCAACCTCTTAGATACCAGAACAGGATTGATCGTAGTTTACATTGCGACTGGCATATCTTTTGCGACTTTTTTGATGAAGAGATTCATGGACGGTATTCCAAAAGAAATAGAAGAATCGGCAAGAATAGATGGGGCAAGCCCCTGGACCATATTCCTCAAAATAGCACTTCCTCTGACAAGACCTGCCATGATAGTTGTTGGACTTGTGAATTTCGTTGGGATATGGAACGATTTCTTCTTCCCTTTAATCATAATAAATAGCAGAAACAAAGAAACCGTTCCACTTGCGATATCCATATTCTTTGGGGAATTCTCAAATAAATGGCAACTCATTTCAGCAGCGTTGAGTTTGTCCGTTTTACCAATAATGATAATATTCTTCTTGCTTTCTAGATATTTCATAGCAGGTATGACAGAAGGAGCGATAAAGTGATCAAAGATGATCTAAAGGTTTTCGTTTTTTTTCTTCAAGTTGCTGGAATTTCCGAAGAAAATATAAGAACTTACGTTGAGGAGTTCAAAAAGTTCGATGGAGCGATGGAAGAGTTTTCGCGAGAGAAATTGGTTGAAGAATGCGAAACCCTGTTTTTAAAGAGAATACTGATAAGGTTTTCGAAAGTTTACGATGATCCTGAATTGAGAAGGAAAATCAGTGTTGCTCTTGATAAAGGTTTTCCTAAAAATGTAAAAGGAGATCTTCACATTCATACAAATTGGAGCGATGGCACTTATCCTTTGGAATTTTATGTGAGGAAAGCGGAAGAACTGGGTTATAAATACCTTGCTATAACCGATCATTCCCTTGTAAACAAGGGAACGGTTCAGATGGATGCTCAAAAATTTCTGAAGCAGTTGAAGTCCATAGAGGAAGTCCAAAAAAGTACCCCCGTGAAGATCATAAAAGGGGTAGAAATGGATATAAATGAAAATGGAAAACTTGACTATTCGGCAGAGGTCATGGAGAAAGCCGATTTCATTCTCGGAGCTGTTCACTTTGACTATGGAAAAGGTAAAGAAAAGGCGCTGGAACTTTTAAAGATCTTGCTTGAAAACGAGTATGTGAAAGTGATAGCCCATCCTCTAAACAAAATAGGGAAAGACCTTTTCGGTTCTCACTTAGATGAAATCGTAGAAATTGCTAAAAGAAACAAAAAGGCTTTTGAGATAAGCTTGGTTCCAGATAGAATGCGTGAAAGTGAGTTTCTGGTTGAAAATCTTAAAGACAAAAGCGTTAAGCTTTCTTTAGGAACCGATAGTCATAGCGTAAAGCAGATGGAATTGATGTCTGTCGCGAGCTTATGGTTGGACAGATTGAATGGCAATTTGATTGCGAATTTTTATGATGATCCTTTGGCATTTTTAAAATCCTGAATTAGAATTGGCAATTGGGGGCTTGTTGATAAATGAAAGTAGAATTGGGAATAGATAGCTTTTTAAAAAACGCCGATAGATTAAAAGGAAAGAGAATAGCTCTTTTAACCAACGCGAGTGGCGTGAATTCCACGTTGGAATCTGATGTAGATCTTTTAATTGAAAAAGGATTGAATATCGTAAAAATGTTTGGACCGGAACATGGCATATGGGGCGCCGTGGAAGACGGCAAGAGCGTTTCACACGGTGTTGATCCGGTCCATCATATTCCTGTTTTTTCCCTTTACGGCGAAACCAACCGCCCAACAGATGAGATGCTGAAGGATGTGGACGTTGTAATTTACGATATTCAAGATGTGGGTTTAAGGTTTTACACTTACATTTACACGTTGGCTTACATGATGGAAGAGTGTGGAAAGAGGGAAATAAAGGTTATAGTATTGGATAGGCCAAACCCTTTATCTGGCAAAGTGGAAGGTCCTATAATCGAAAGTGGGATGGAATCGTTTGTCGGTGGATATGGATTGGCTTTAAGATATGGACTTACAGTCGGAGAGCTGAGTGTTTATTTTAACGAACGTTACAACATGAAAGTCGATCTTGAAATCGTTAAATTGCAAGGTTGGCAACGTTGGATGTATTTTGGTGATACAGGCTTGCTTTGGAGCACCCCTTCTCCGAATTTACCATCCCTTGAGCATACGGTACTTTATACTGGAATGTGCCTTTTGGAAGGAGTTAACGTTTCGGTCGGAAGAGGAACTGTACATCCATTTAAATTCGTTGGAGCGCCCTGGATTGATTCTAAAAAATTGAAAAAGGAAATGGAAAATATTCCTCACATGGGAATTGCCTTTAGAGAAAGAGATTTTATCCCTCTTACTTCAAAGTACAAAGGTGAGTTGTGCCATGGTATAGAATTCTTCGTTTTAGACAAAAGGGAAGTAAACTCATTAAGTTTAACACTTTACCTTATCTCACTTGTTAAAAAATTGCATCCACAAAAATTTGAATGGGACATTTCTTATCACAATGCGAAGGGAAGATATCACTTTGATCTCTTAATTGGAAGTGAAAAATACAGGGCACTTATAGATGAGGGAAAAGATGTAAAAGATATTTCGAATATGTGGGAAGAAGAACTAAACGAGTTCAGAAAAATTTCGAAAGATTTTTATCTTTACTCCTAACGTGCGTGATTTTAATTGGTGAAGAAAGGTGATCATTGAAAATATTTATTGAAACACTTGTCAGCACGGATTCACTCTTTTATCCATCTTACGGCTCAAAAAACGAGGCACGCTCAGACACTCGTCCGTGAGTGCTTCGCTTTTTCAACACATCCATGTGTTTCCCAACCTCGTTTTTAGAGTCTTCAGATGGAGAGTTCATAAGTGCCGGAAAGTGTCTCGATAAAAGAGAAGAGGGAAGAAAAGACTCTGTTATTTCGCATCTTGTATGGCGTCTTCATATGTTTTGACAGAAACTTCAAAAAAGGAGAGAGAAAGAGAGAAGCATGATTAATTCGAAACACTTGTCAGCACGAATTCACTCTTTTATCCATCTTGCGACTCAAAAAACGAGGCACGCTCAGACACTCGTCCGTGAGTGCTTCGCTTTCTCAACACATCCGTGTGTTTCCCAACCTCGTTTTATGAGTCTTCAGATGGAGAGTTCATAAGTGCCGGCAAGTGTTTCGAAAAAAAGGAGAGAAGAAAAAACTTTTGTTGGAAATGAACATATCTTATGACTTTTTACTATTTACGGCTCACTATTCACTTCTTATTCTCTGATTAATTTCTTAAACTTGGTGCACGTTAAGAGTGAAATCATAAGTATCATGGGAGATGAGCAGAATGGAAATAGATAAGAACAGTCCTATTCCTATTTATCATCAACTATACGAAATATTGAGAGCAAAGATAAAAGACGGTGTGTTCAAAGTAGGAGAATACCTTCCTCCAGAAAACAAGCTTGCCCAAACTTATAGAGTTAGCAGGCTAACCGTCAGGCAAGCGTTAGCTGAATTGGTAGAGGAAGGATTGATAAAAAAAAGGAGAGGAAAGGGGACACTAGTCATCCATCCCAAAAACGTTGAAAACCTTATGGAGCTCCGCGGCTTTACGGATGATGCAAAAAATGCAGGATACACTCCGACTTCTGTTGTTCTTGAAAATAAGTTGGT from Mesoaciditoga lauensis cd-1655R = DSM 25116 harbors:
- a CDS encoding PHP domain-containing protein; its protein translation is MIKDDLKVFVFFLQVAGISEENIRTYVEEFKKFDGAMEEFSREKLVEECETLFLKRILIRFSKVYDDPELRRKISVALDKGFPKNVKGDLHIHTNWSDGTYPLEFYVRKAEELGYKYLAITDHSLVNKGTVQMDAQKFLKQLKSIEEVQKSTPVKIIKGVEMDINENGKLDYSAEVMEKADFILGAVHFDYGKGKEKALELLKILLENEYVKVIAHPLNKIGKDLFGSHLDEIVEIAKRNKKAFEISLVPDRMRESEFLVENLKDKSVKLSLGTDSHSVKQMELMSVASLWLDRLNGNLIANFYDDPLAFLKS
- a CDS encoding exo-beta-N-acetylmuramidase NamZ family protein, yielding MKVELGIDSFLKNADRLKGKRIALLTNASGVNSTLESDVDLLIEKGLNIVKMFGPEHGIWGAVEDGKSVSHGVDPVHHIPVFSLYGETNRPTDEMLKDVDVVIYDIQDVGLRFYTYIYTLAYMMEECGKREIKVIVLDRPNPLSGKVEGPIIESGMESFVGGYGLALRYGLTVGELSVYFNERYNMKVDLEIVKLQGWQRWMYFGDTGLLWSTPSPNLPSLEHTVLYTGMCLLEGVNVSVGRGTVHPFKFVGAPWIDSKKLKKEMENIPHMGIAFRERDFIPLTSKYKGELCHGIEFFVLDKREVNSLSLTLYLISLVKKLHPQKFEWDISYHNAKGRYHFDLLIGSEKYRALIDEGKDVKDISNMWEEELNEFRKISKDFYLYS